A genome region from Magnolia sinica isolate HGM2019 chromosome 8, MsV1, whole genome shotgun sequence includes the following:
- the LOC131253837 gene encoding probable LRR receptor-like serine/threonine-protein kinase At1g53440, translating into MTLKSLVIEVNEVEGPLPPELGNLRSLERLHMQGTSMTGPIPSNISFLVNLTELRISDLNGSSMPFPALGDMTKMQKL; encoded by the exons ATGACACTCAAGTCACT AGTCATTGAAGTTAACGAGGTCGAAGGACCTCTTCCTCCAGAGCTTGGTAATTTGCGCAGCTTGGAGAGATT GCATATGCAAGGCACATCTATGACGGGACCTATTCCTTCCAACATCTCTTTCTTGGTGAATCTAACTGAACT GAGGATATCTGATTTGAATGGATCGAGCATGCCTTTCCCTGCATTGGGGGATATGACCAAAATGCAGAAATTGTga